The DNA region AGCACCAGCGCGCCGGCGGCGGCCGCGACCTTGCCCCAGCGCCCGCGCGGCGGACGGAGGCGCGGCAAACGGAAACCTGGACTCCGGAGCAGTCCCTGCGGCGGGGACGCATGGGGCGGAACCTGCGGGGGCGGGTAGGGATGGGGCTGCTGGGGCTGCTGCTGCGGATAGGCGGCTCCCGGATAAGCCGCGCCCGGATGGCCCGGATAGGGCGGGGCGGCGGATGGGGGAGCGGGGGGCAGCGGGCGGGACAGCGCACGCGCCAGGGCGGCGCGGAGATGGAAGGCGCAGGTCTCGCCGGCGCGGATCAGGGAACGGCGCAACATCACGATCCGTGGACAGAAAGGGGGGCGGCGACGGGCGGGGGCCGCCGGGGGCTCGTTCGGGTGGCGGATGCTAGTCTTCCAGCCGCCGGCCCGTCCAGGGGCGCGTCGGGGGAGACGGACGCTTTTTCATGCCCCCGCCAAAGGCCGGAGCGGAGGAAATCCGCCTTTTCCCGTCCCGCTATGCCGCCGTGTTCAGAATCTCGCGCAGCATCGGGGCGGAAACCGGCTTGTGGACCAGGCGGTGGCCGCTGCGCTGCACCTCGGCGATGCGGGCGGGGTCGGTGTCGCCGGTCAGCACCACGGCCGGGACGCGCACGCCACAGACGCCGTAGATGTCGCGGATCGCCTCCACCCCCGTCCGGCCTTCGCGCAGGCGATAATCGGCGACGATCATCGCCGGCTGGCGGCCGAGATTCAGCAAGGAGGCGATCGCCTCGTCGGCCGATACCGCGGCGACCACCTCGTATCCCCATTCCTCCAGCATCGCCCGCATGCTGAGCAGGATGATGGTGTCGTCGTCGACGACCACGATCAGCCCCTTGGTGTCCGGCAGCTCGGCCGGGCAGCGCGCCGGCTTCGGGACCGGGCGCGGCACCGCCACCGGCAGGTCGAGGAAGAAGCCGCTGCCCCGGCCGGGGGTCGAGCGCACGGTCACCCCATGCTCCAGCAGGCGGGCCAGCCGCCGGACGATGGCGAGGCCGAGGCCGAGGCCCTTGCGCCGGTCGCGTTCCGGATTGGCGAGCTGGGTGAACTCCAGGAAGATGTCCTGCGTCTTGTCGGCGGGAATGCCGATGCCCTGGTCCAGCACGGCCAGCCGCAGCCCGTCCGCCCGATGCAGGCAGCCGACCAGGATATCGCCGCGCTCGGTGTAGCGGATGGCGTTCTCGATCAGGTTGCGCAGGATGCGCTCCAGCAGGGCGGGATCGCTGCGGGTCCAGGCGGAGGTCGCGACATGGCGCAGCGCCAGACCCGATTCGGCCGCCCGGTTGCGGTATTCCTCCGCCAGCCGGTCGAGCAGGGGGCCGAGCGCGAAGTCGGTGACGCTGGGTTTCACCACGCCGGCATCCAGCCGCGAGACGTCCAGCAGGCTGTCCAGCATCACCCGCAGGCCGTTCAGCGAGTCGGTCATGCTGGCCAGCAGCGGGGCGGTCGGATGGTTCTCCAGCTTGTCGGATAAGGCGTGGGCGAAGAAGAACAGCGATTGCAGCGGCTGGCGCAGGTCGTGGCTGGCGGCGGCGAGAAATTTGGTTTTGGCCCGATCGGCGCGCAGGGCGTCGTCGCGGGCCTGCAAGGCTTCGATCCGCGCCGCCTCCGCCTCGTCGCGGGCGCGCAGGATCGCTTCCTCCGCCGCCTTGCGGGCGGTGATGTCGCGCATGATGCCGGTATACATGCGCCGCTTGCCGACATGCCATTCGCCGACCGACAGGTCGAGCGGGAAGGTGGAGCCGTCCTTGCGCAGCCCCTCCACCTCACGGCCGATCCCGACGATCCGCCGCTCCCCCGTCCGGTGGTAGCGGTCGAGATAGCCGTCATGGGCGCCGCGGTAAGGCTCCGGCATCAGCATGCTGACATTGCGTCCGATCACCTCGTCCGCCCGGTAGCCGAAGGTCTTCTCCGCGGCATGGTTGAAGGATTCGACGATCCCATGGTCGTTGATCAGGACGATGGGATCGACCGCCGTGTCGACGATGGCGCGATAGCGCGCCTCCTGCTCCGCCGATTGTTCGGCCTGCTGCCGACGGTCGAGCAGCGACGACAGCATCGCCAGCGACAGCAGAAGCAGCGCCCCCGCCCCCGTCATGATCGCCAGCAGGGAGGAGGACAGGGCGATGCCGTGGCTGGAACCGGAGGCCGGCATGACCCGATCGGCGTTGGCGCCATCGAAGGTCAGCGCGCCCAACTGCGTCACCGGCTCCATCCCGGCCGCGGCCATGCCGGTGTAATGCATGGTCACCACGCCCAGCCCGAGCAGCACGGCGCCGGCGGCGCGCTGCAACGGCCGCCGGGTCCGGAAGGCCAGCCACAAGGCCACGACCGAGGCGATGATGGCGATGGCGACCGATGCGGCGACCAGGCCGATGTCATAGGACAGTTCCATGTCCATGCGCATGCCCGCCATTCCCACATAATGCATGCTAACGATGCCGAGCCCGGTCAGGGTTCCCGCGATGGTCAATGTGAAGCGGCGTGGCCGGTTACGGGCCACCGCGAACAGCCCGGCGCCGGAAACGGCGACGGCCAGAAGGAAGGACAGGGCGGTCAGGCCGGCATCGTATCCGATGGGCATGTCGCTGCGATAGGCCAGCATTCCAATGAAATGCATCGACCATATTCCGGCCCCCAGGGCAAGAGCCGCGCTGGCCAGCCGCTTGTTGTCGCTCCGGTCTCCGTTTCGGCGGTCAGCGCTCCGGCCGCTGGCGGGCCGGCCGGATCCGAAGGCCATGCCGCCGCCGCCACGGGCGTGATGGGCGAGATCCAGCGCCACGTAACCGCCGAACACGGCGACGACATAGGATAGCGCGACAAGAAGGGGGTCGTAATGGCCAGGCACGGTGGGTTTTGCTGTTGTGTGGGAACGCTTGTGAAGGAGCGGAGGCGGTCGGCGTATGTACAGGGACAATTTGGGTGAAGGTGCCAGCCCCTTCCCCCGGACGAAAGGCTCGCCTTCGTGGTAGACAGGGACCTAGGCCGTAGGTCGGACTATTTCCAATGAACAGCTCTCCCTCATCCGGGAACCGGAACGCTTCCCCCTCCCCCGATCGGCGGGGGTCGCCGACGCGGCTCCTGTCGCGTCTGTTGCGTCCGGTGGCCACTGGTCTCGCCGTCGGCTACTTCCTTCTGGACGCGCTGGCCTATTGGGTGGTGCGGCCTCTGGTCCGCCGCGTCGCCGGGCTGCCGCTGTTCGCCCGGATCGGCCGGTGGGTGGCGGGACTGGGGCCGTACCCGTCGCTGATCCTCCTCCTGGTACCGCTGGCCCTGCTGGAGCCGGCGAAACCGGTCGGCGCCTGGCTGTTCGCCACCGGCCGCCCGCTGGCCGGCGCCGCCGTGATCGCCGGGGCGGAGCTGATCAAGATCACCCTGGTGGAACGGCTGTTCCATGTCGCCAAGCCCAAGCTGCTGAGCATCGGCTGGTTCGCCTGGGGCTACGCGCGGGTGACGGCCTGGCTCGCCTGGGTGAAGGAGACCCCCCCGGTTCGCGCCGCCAGTCGTCTGGTCCATGGACTGCGCGGCATCGGGCGCCGCGTCGGCCGGCGCCTTTCCATCATGATGGGACGTGGCGCCAAGCGATGAATGGCGGAGGGCGCGCTCAGCCCAGCACCGCCAGGAGCAGAGCTCCGGCGATCAGCAGGACGCAGGAGCGCCGGTAGAGAGCCAGCGCCCGGCCGATGTCGTCCGGGGTGGCCGCGGTGCGGCCGGCGCCAAGCCAGACATCCTCGATGCGCGTCTTTCCATAGACCCGCGGCCCGCCCAGCCGAAGATCCAGCGCGCCGGCCATCGCCGCCTCCGGCCAGCCGGCATTGGGGGAGCGGTGGCGGTGGGCGTCCTGCCGGACCGACGCCCAGGCCTGCCGGGCGTCGGCCCCGCCCGTCATCCAGGCCGCCGCCACCAGCAGCAGGGCGGTCAGGCGCGATCCCGGCAGGTTGACCAGATCATCCAGCCGCGCCGCCGCCCAGCCGAAGGCCTCGTGCCGTGGGGTGCGGTGACCGATCATGCTGTCCGCCGTGTTGATCGCCTTGTAAAGCGCCAGACCGGGCAGCCCGCCGACCAGCAGCCAGAAGGCGGGGGCGACCACCCCGTCCGAAAAATTCTCGGCCAGGCTTTCGATGGCGGCGCGGGCGACGGCGGGTTCGTCGAGCGTCGCCGGGTTCCGGCCGACGATCATCGACACCGCCTTGCGGGCGCCCTCCAGCCCGCCGCTGCGGAAGCCCTTCGCCACCGCCGCCACATGGTCGTGCAGGCTGCGCTGGGCCAGCAGGGTGGACGCCAAGGCGGCCTCGATCAGCCAGCCGAAGGGCAGCAGCCGGCAGGCCGAGGCCACCGCCGTGGCGATCCCGCCCACCGTCAGCAAAAGCACCAGCACCGCCAGCACGCCGAACGCCTTGCGCTGGCCGAACCCGTCCGTCTCATGGTTGAGTGCGCCATCGAGCCGGGCGATAAGCGCGCCGATCCACACCACCGGGTGGCGGATGCGGGTATAGAGTGGGTCCGGATATCCCGCCAGCGCCTCGATGATGAGGGCGGCGGCGAGCAGGAAGGGATGCGGCGGCACGGATGGAGCGTTCCAGGCGATGGGACGGCCTGCCGGCCGCGCGATGGTGGAAAGGACGAGGCGCGATCATGGCCGAAGACAGCCCGGCGACCAAGCCGCGCGTGACGGAGTTGCGGAAGACGGGGCAGGGGCGGGGACTGGACGAGGGGCGGGAGACCGGCCGATCCATTCCGCATGGCGGCGATCTGGACGGCGCCCGGGTGGCCTTCCCCTGCGCCCCGGAACCGTGGATCGACCTGTCCACCGGGATCAACCCCTGGTCCTATCCCTTGCCGCCGGTCTCCCAGGACGCCTGGAACCGCCTGCCCGGTCGGGGAGAGGAGCTGGCCCTGCGCCGGGCCGCCGCTGCGTGTTACGGGGCGCCCTCGGCCGATCTGGTCGCCGCCGCATCGGGATCGCAGGCGCTGATCCAGTTGCTGCCACGTTTGCGGGCGCCCGGCCGCGTCGCCGTTCTCGGGCCGACCTATGCCGAGCATGCCCGTTGCTGGGCGCTGTCCGGCCATGATGTCCGGCTGGCGGCGGAGGTGGATGCGGCGGCGGACGTGCTGGTCGTCGTCAACCCGAACAATCCCGATGGCCGGCTGCTGCCCGCCGAGCTGTTGCTGACGCTCGCCGAGAGCCAGGCGGCGCGGGACGGCTGGCTGGTGGTCGACGAGGCGTTCGCCGACATGCGGCCGGAGGACAGCGTCGCCGCCCATGCCGGCCGTCCGGGATTGGTCATCCTGCGCTCCTTCGGCAAATTCTTCGGTCTGGCCGGGCTTCGTCTCGGCATCGCGTTGGCGCCGGCCGGGTTGGCGGTGGCGTTGCGGGAGGCCATCGGACCCTGGGCGGTTTCAGGGCCTGGACTGTCCATCGCGACGGCGGCACTGGGTGATGATGGCTGGATCGGGGCGATGCGCCGCCGGCTGGCGGTCGCGGCGGCGGATCTGGACCGTCTGCTGGCCGGGGCCGGGCTGCGGGTGTGCGGCGGCACCGACCTGTTCCGCCTGGTCGAGGATGCGCGGGCGCCCGCGCTCCATCAAGCCCTGGGCGAGGCCGGGATCCTGGTGCGCCGGTTCGAACAGCGGCCGGACTGGCTGCGGTTCGGGTTGCCGGGGACTGACGAGGCATGGCGGCGCCTGGCCATCGCGTTGGAGCATCCCGGCGCCTGGAGGATGCAACCGGACAAAAGGTCCGCTTCTTGAACAATCGTCAAAAATCTTATACACTCAACCCTTTCTAGAACCATGGCTGTCTTGCTTCGACCTTGTCGGAAATTGCCGGTGTTGCGGGGACATAAAATTCCATGGAACACTTTCCGCCCCGCCGGCTCCCGTCGGCGTGGCCATGATCCCGGGCTGTGGTGTGCATGACGTGAGCGATTCCGCATTTCCGGCGTTCGACCGTCTGCCGGTCGGTGTGTGTGTCGCTACGGCATCGGGGATCATCCACTATGCCAATCCGGCAATGTATGCCCTGCTCGGTTGCGCCACCGACGATTTGCCGGGGCGGAGTCTCTGCGAGTTCGCGCTTGATGTGTGCGGTGAAGGCAAGACGGCGGATGGTCCGGCGCGGGCTTGCCGCCTGTTGCGCAACGATGGCTCCAGCCGTTGGGTGACGGTGGCGCGGACGCCATGGGAAACGCGGTCGGACCTTGAAGACGGTATGCTGCAACTGCTGACGGTGACCGACGTCGGGTCGGTCCATCGTCAAGCTCCCGACCCGGATGATACCGATGCCGGGAACGGTCACGCCGGCGGCTCCGTGGAGGCCGTCATGGCGCGTCATGAAATGCCGGTGGTCGATGCCCTGCTGGAGGCGTCGCCGGTGCCGTTGTTCGTCAAGGATGCCGCTGGACACTATGTCGCGGTCAACCGGGCCTTCGCCCGCCTGACCGGCATCGGTCCCGACGAGATGCTGCGGCGGAACAGCTTCGCGATCAGCGTTCCGGAGATCGCCAGGGAACATGTCGGCCGCGACCGCGAGTTGATGGAGCGCGACGGCAGCGTCCAGTACGAAGCGCCGATCTGCACCGCCGAAGGGGCGATGCGGCTGCTGAACCTGACCAAGACCGCCTTCCGCGACGAGACCGGCAAGCCGGCGGGCATCGTCGGCGCCATCCATCAGCTGACCGAGTCGCGTCCGAACGAGGAGCGGCTGGAGGCGATCCTCGAACAGAGCCCCGTCGGCGTTTCGGTGTCCCGCCGCGATGACGGCCGGATCATCTTCGTCAACACGCGCTTTTCCGAGCTGATCGGTCTGCCGCGCGAGAAGCTGATCGGCAGCCGCGCCCGTGACTATTACCTGGACAGCAACCAGCATCATCGCGTGCTGGAGCGGTTGCGCGGCGGCGGCGGTGTCACGAACATGGAGGTCCAGTTCAAGCGGGCGGATGGATCGCCATTCTGGACGCTGTTCACGGTGAATCAGGCGGTGATCCAGGGTGTGGCGGTCAATCTGGCCTGGATCTACGATTATACCGAACGCCGCAGCATGGAGGAGGCGTTGCGCGACATGGCGTCGCGCGATCCGCTGACCGGCATCTACAATCGGCGGTCCTTCATGGAGATGGCGCGCTCCCAGCTCGCCCGCGCCCACCGCTTCCACGAGCCGCTGTCCGTCTTCGTCCTCGACGTCGATCACTTCAAACGCATCAACGACACCTTCGGCCATGCCACCGGCGACGATGCGCTGCGGATGGTGGCGGCGGGCTGCCAGGCGATCCTGAGGGAATACGACATTCTCGGCCGGCTGGGCGGAGAGGAGTTCGTGGTGGTTCTGCCCGGTGCGACCGCGGATGAGAGCCGGGTGGTGGCCGAGCGGGTCCGCCGCCATCTGGCCCGCATGCCGATCGAGGCGCCGGACGGCACATTCCGCCTGACCGTCAGCATCGGCATCGCCGGACTGGAGGGCGCCACCGACACGCTGGAGCGGGCGATCCACCGTGCCGATCTCGCGCTTTACCGCGCGAAGCATCTCGGCCGCAACCGGGTCACGGTGTTCGAAGCGGGAATGTGATCCGCGCAACAGGGAGCGCCCGTCGGCGAATAGCCGTCAGCGAGCCGCCATCAGCCGGCCAGCGTGTCCGCCTTGCGGTCCAGGTCTATGACGCCGACCACCT from Azospirillum sp. B510 includes:
- the cbiB gene encoding adenosylcobinamide-phosphate synthase CbiB, with protein sequence MPPHPFLLAAALIIEALAGYPDPLYTRIRHPVVWIGALIARLDGALNHETDGFGQRKAFGVLAVLVLLLTVGGIATAVASACRLLPFGWLIEAALASTLLAQRSLHDHVAAVAKGFRSGGLEGARKAVSMIVGRNPATLDEPAVARAAIESLAENFSDGVVAPAFWLLVGGLPGLALYKAINTADSMIGHRTPRHEAFGWAAARLDDLVNLPGSRLTALLLVAAAWMTGGADARQAWASVRQDAHRHRSPNAGWPEAAMAGALDLRLGGPRVYGKTRIEDVWLGAGRTAATPDDIGRALALYRRSCVLLIAGALLLAVLG
- a CDS encoding diguanylate cyclase, which codes for MSDSAFPAFDRLPVGVCVATASGIIHYANPAMYALLGCATDDLPGRSLCEFALDVCGEGKTADGPARACRLLRNDGSSRWVTVARTPWETRSDLEDGMLQLLTVTDVGSVHRQAPDPDDTDAGNGHAGGSVEAVMARHEMPVVDALLEASPVPLFVKDAAGHYVAVNRAFARLTGIGPDEMLRRNSFAISVPEIAREHVGRDRELMERDGSVQYEAPICTAEGAMRLLNLTKTAFRDETGKPAGIVGAIHQLTESRPNEERLEAILEQSPVGVSVSRRDDGRIIFVNTRFSELIGLPREKLIGSRARDYYLDSNQHHRVLERLRGGGGVTNMEVQFKRADGSPFWTLFTVNQAVIQGVAVNLAWIYDYTERRSMEEALRDMASRDPLTGIYNRRSFMEMARSQLARAHRFHEPLSVFVLDVDHFKRINDTFGHATGDDALRMVAAGCQAILREYDILGRLGGEEFVVVLPGATADESRVVAERVRRHLARMPIEAPDGTFRLTVSIGIAGLEGATDTLERAIHRADLALYRAKHLGRNRVTVFEAGM
- a CDS encoding hybrid sensor histidine kinase/response regulator, whose protein sequence is MPGHYDPLLVALSYVVAVFGGYVALDLAHHARGGGGMAFGSGRPASGRSADRRNGDRSDNKRLASAALALGAGIWSMHFIGMLAYRSDMPIGYDAGLTALSFLLAVAVSGAGLFAVARNRPRRFTLTIAGTLTGLGIVSMHYVGMAGMRMDMELSYDIGLVAASVAIAIIASVVALWLAFRTRRPLQRAAGAVLLGLGVVTMHYTGMAAAGMEPVTQLGALTFDGANADRVMPASGSSHGIALSSSLLAIMTGAGALLLLSLAMLSSLLDRRQQAEQSAEQEARYRAIVDTAVDPIVLINDHGIVESFNHAAEKTFGYRADEVIGRNVSMLMPEPYRGAHDGYLDRYHRTGERRIVGIGREVEGLRKDGSTFPLDLSVGEWHVGKRRMYTGIMRDITARKAAEEAILRARDEAEAARIEALQARDDALRADRAKTKFLAAASHDLRQPLQSLFFFAHALSDKLENHPTAPLLASMTDSLNGLRVMLDSLLDVSRLDAGVVKPSVTDFALGPLLDRLAEEYRNRAAESGLALRHVATSAWTRSDPALLERILRNLIENAIRYTERGDILVGCLHRADGLRLAVLDQGIGIPADKTQDIFLEFTQLANPERDRRKGLGLGLAIVRRLARLLEHGVTVRSTPGRGSGFFLDLPVAVPRPVPKPARCPAELPDTKGLIVVVDDDTIILLSMRAMLEEWGYEVVAAVSADEAIASLLNLGRQPAMIVADYRLREGRTGVEAIRDIYGVCGVRVPAVVLTGDTDPARIAEVQRSGHRLVHKPVSAPMLREILNTAA
- the cobD gene encoding threonine-phosphate decarboxylase CobD is translated as MAEDSPATKPRVTELRKTGQGRGLDEGRETGRSIPHGGDLDGARVAFPCAPEPWIDLSTGINPWSYPLPPVSQDAWNRLPGRGEELALRRAAAACYGAPSADLVAAASGSQALIQLLPRLRAPGRVAVLGPTYAEHARCWALSGHDVRLAAEVDAAADVLVVVNPNNPDGRLLPAELLLTLAESQAARDGWLVVDEAFADMRPEDSVAAHAGRPGLVILRSFGKFFGLAGLRLGIALAPAGLAVALREAIGPWAVSGPGLSIATAALGDDGWIGAMRRRLAVAAADLDRLLAGAGLRVCGGTDLFRLVEDARAPALHQALGEAGILVRRFEQRPDWLRFGLPGTDEAWRRLAIALEHPGAWRMQPDKRSAS